The following proteins are co-located in the bacterium genome:
- a CDS encoding Dabb family protein, which produces MIRHVVMFKFRDDADEAQRQAVHDAIATMPEATGVTETYTIGPDLGLAEGNFDFAVVGDFADQDAYLTYRDHPEHQRIVFDIIRPAITDRAAIQFEIS; this is translated from the coding sequence TGATGTTCAAATTCCGAGATGACGCCGACGAGGCCCAGCGCCAGGCGGTTCACGACGCCATCGCCACCATGCCCGAGGCCACCGGCGTGACTGAGACCTACACCATCGGGCCCGACCTCGGCTTGGCCGAGGGCAACTTCGACTTCGCCGTAGTGGGAGACTTCGCCGATCAAGACGCCTACTTGACCTACCGTGACCACCCCGAGCACCAGCGGATCGTCTTCGACATCATCCGCCCGGCCATCACCGACCGAGCCGCCATCCAGTTCGAGATCTCCTGA